Proteins found in one Rhodobacteraceae bacterium D3-12 genomic segment:
- the ilvD gene encoding dihydroxy-acid dehydratase — MPAYRSRTSTHGRNMAGARGLWRATGMKDDDFGKPIIAIVNSFTQFVPGHVHLKDLGQLVAREVEKAGGVAKEFNTIAVDDGIAMGHDGMLYSLPSREIIADSVEYMVNAHCADAMVCISNCDKITPGMLMAAMRLDIPVVFVSGGPMEAGKVILKDGKEIALDLVDAMVAAADENMSEEDVDAIERSACPTCGSCSGMFTANSMNCLTEALGLSLPGNGSTLATHADRERLFLEAGRTVVELCKRYYEGDDDSVLPRNIATKTAFENAMTLDIAMGGSTNTVLHLLAAASEGEVDFDMSDIDRLSRRVPCLCKVAPAKSDVHMEDVHRAGGIMAILGELDRAGLLDTSVGSVHAPSLGHALAKWDVAQTTDKAVHDFYRAAPGGVPTQTAFSQSRRYDSLDLNRESGVIRNKEHAFSQDGGLAVLFGNLAEEGCIVKTAGVDDSILTFSGPARVCESQDAAVNSILNGKIKAGDVVLIRYEGPRGGPGMQEMLYPTSYLKSKGLGAECALVTDGRFSGGTSGLSIGHASPEAAEGGTIGLVEEGDLIEIDIPNRTINLAVDDATLAARREAREAKGWQPDIKRKRKVTTALKAYAALTTSAAKGAVRQV, encoded by the coding sequence TTTCGGCAAGCCGATCATCGCCATCGTCAACTCGTTTACCCAGTTCGTGCCGGGGCATGTCCACCTCAAAGATCTCGGCCAATTGGTCGCGCGCGAGGTCGAAAAAGCCGGTGGCGTGGCCAAGGAATTCAACACCATCGCCGTTGATGACGGCATCGCCATGGGCCACGACGGGATGCTCTATTCCCTGCCCTCGCGCGAGATTATTGCCGATAGCGTCGAATATATGGTCAACGCCCATTGCGCCGATGCGATGGTCTGTATCTCGAACTGTGACAAGATCACGCCCGGCATGCTGATGGCCGCCATGCGCCTTGATATTCCGGTGGTTTTCGTCTCGGGCGGACCGATGGAAGCGGGCAAGGTTATCCTCAAGGACGGCAAGGAAATCGCGCTCGATCTGGTTGATGCCATGGTCGCCGCCGCCGACGAAAACATGAGCGAAGAAGACGTTGATGCGATCGAACGCTCGGCCTGCCCGACCTGTGGGTCGTGCTCGGGCATGTTCACCGCTAACTCGATGAATTGCTTGACAGAAGCGCTCGGCCTGTCGCTGCCCGGCAATGGCTCGACACTGGCCACCCACGCCGACCGCGAGCGGCTTTTCCTCGAAGCCGGGCGCACGGTCGTCGAGCTGTGCAAACGCTATTACGAAGGCGACGACGACAGCGTGCTGCCGCGCAACATCGCCACCAAGACCGCGTTTGAAAACGCCATGACGCTCGACATCGCCATGGGCGGCTCCACCAACACGGTGCTACACCTTCTTGCCGCTGCCTCCGAGGGCGAGGTTGATTTCGACATGTCCGACATCGACCGCCTGTCGCGGCGTGTGCCGTGCCTGTGCAAGGTGGCCCCGGCCAAGTCCGACGTCCACATGGAAGACGTCCACCGCGCCGGTGGCATCATGGCGATCCTGGGCGAGCTTGATCGCGCCGGTCTGCTTGATACCTCGGTCGGGTCGGTCCACGCGCCGTCGCTTGGTCATGCGCTGGCGAAATGGGACGTGGCCCAAACCACCGACAAGGCCGTGCACGACTTCTATCGCGCAGCACCCGGCGGCGTGCCCACGCAAACCGCCTTCTCGCAATCGCGCCGTTACGACAGCCTCGATCTCAACCGCGAATCGGGTGTGATCCGCAACAAGGAACACGCGTTCTCCCAAGACGGCGGGCTCGCCGTACTGTTCGGTAACCTTGCCGAAGAAGGGTGCATTGTAAAAACAGCGGGCGTTGACGATTCGATCCTCACCTTCTCCGGCCCGGCCCGCGTTTGCGAAAGTCAGGACGCCGCAGTGAACTCGATCCTCAATGGCAAGATCAAGGCCGGCGACGTGGTGCTCATCCGCTACGAAGGGCCGCGCGGCGGACCGGGGATGCAGGAAATGCTCTATCCGACATCCTACCTTAAATCCAAAGGGTTAGGGGCGGAATGTGCGCTTGTGACCGATGGCCGCTTCTCGGGCGGCACCTCTGGCCTGTCGATCGGCCACGCCTCTCCCGAGGCGGCAGAAGGCGGCACCATCGGGCTTGTGGAAGAGGGCGATCTGATCGAGATCGACATCCCCAACCGCACCATCAATCTTGCGGTTGATGACGCCACCCTCGCCGCCCGCCGCGAAGCACGCGAGGCCAAAGGCTGGCAGCCCGACATCAAGCGCAAACGCAAGGTGACAACCGCGCTCAAGGCCTATGCCGCGTTGACCACCTCGGCCGCCAAAGGGGCCGTGCGTCAGGTCTGA
- a CDS encoding Lrp/AsnC family transcriptional regulator: MTKLDDVNRKILRELQRDGRISNLDLADRVGLSPSACLRRVQELERSGVIKGYRAVLDPAGMGIGFVAYVAVGLSRHTKDAQEAFERAMAQAPEVRECHNITGTVEYLLRIEAADLTAYKAFHTEVLGTVPVVNAITSYVVMGSPKDERA, from the coding sequence ATGACGAAATTGGACGACGTAAACCGCAAGATATTGCGCGAACTGCAACGCGACGGGCGGATCAGCAATCTTGATCTGGCGGATCGGGTGGGCTTGTCTCCCTCTGCGTGTTTGCGCCGTGTGCAAGAGCTTGAACGATCCGGGGTAATAAAAGGTTACCGCGCCGTTCTTGATCCGGCTGGGATGGGAATCGGGTTTGTGGCCTATGTGGCGGTTGGGCTGAGTCGGCACACCAAAGATGCACAGGAAGCTTTTGAGCGCGCCATGGCCCAAGCGCCGGAGGTGCGCGAGTGTCATAACATCACCGGAACCGTGGAATACCTGCTCCGGATCGAAGCTGCGGATCTGACGGCGTATAAGGCGTTTCACACCGAAGTGCTGGGGACGGTGCCGGTGGTCAATGCGATCACGTCTTATGTGGTGATGGGCTCGCCCAAGGATGAACGCGCTTGA
- a CDS encoding LysE family translocator, translating into MSYELLTALVGFALVGSITPGPNNMMLMASGANFGFRLTIPHMFGIGAGFMVMIFLVGIGLIGVFDAWPPAHTLLTMISVAYLLWLAWKIANAAAPETGQTAGKPLSFLQAAMFQWVNPKAWTMSLTAITLYAPDRSLLAITLVALAFGLVNLPSTSTWTILGQQLRRLLSSPARLRAFNWTMAALLVASLIPVVYPSGS; encoded by the coding sequence ATGTCATACGAACTTCTCACCGCCCTCGTCGGCTTTGCTCTGGTCGGCTCGATCACACCGGGGCCCAATAACATGATGCTCATGGCGTCCGGTGCGAACTTTGGGTTCCGCCTGACGATCCCGCATATGTTTGGCATCGGCGCGGGCTTTATGGTGATGATCTTTCTTGTCGGGATCGGCCTTATTGGTGTGTTTGACGCCTGGCCTCCGGCCCACACACTGCTGACCATGATCAGCGTGGCTTACCTGCTCTGGCTCGCTTGGAAAATCGCCAATGCCGCCGCGCCGGAAACCGGACAGACCGCGGGCAAACCGCTCAGCTTTTTGCAAGCCGCGATGTTCCAATGGGTCAACCCCAAGGCTTGGACCATGTCGCTCACAGCGATCACGCTTTACGCGCCAGACAGGTCACTTTTGGCAATCACGCTTGTGGCGCTGGCCTTTGGGTTGGTGAACCTGCCCTCAACCTCGACATGGACAATTCTGGGCCAGCAATTGCGCCGCTTGCTGTCCAGCCCGGCACGGCTCAGAGCGTTCAACTGGACCATGGCCGCGCTTTTGGTGGCGTCACTGATCCCGGTGGTTTACCCTTCCGGGTCATGA
- a CDS encoding DUF1801 domain-containing protein — translation MDTKAMPADVEAAFDAMPEAARQGCLALRALVLGVARDTPEAGRVSEELRWGQPAYLTPETKSGTTIRLGAPKSGGFALFVHCQTSLIEDFRPIAPEGTRFDGKRAVLFDKPEEVQPDALGLLVRAALTYHL, via the coding sequence ATGGACACAAAAGCGATGCCAGCCGATGTGGAAGCCGCGTTTGATGCGATGCCAGAGGCGGCGCGGCAAGGGTGCCTTGCCTTGCGGGCGTTGGTGCTTGGCGTGGCGCGCGACACGCCAGAGGCGGGGCGGGTGTCAGAGGAGCTACGCTGGGGCCAGCCCGCTTACCTGACGCCGGAAACAAAGTCGGGGACGACCATTCGGCTGGGCGCTCCGAAGTCTGGTGGCTTTGCCTTGTTCGTACATTGCCAGACCTCTTTGATCGAAGATTTCCGGCCCATCGCCCCCGAGGGCACGCGGTTTGATGGCAAGCGGGCGGTGCTGTTTGATAAGCCGGAGGAGGTCCAGCCCGATGCGCTTGGCCTGTTGGTCCGCGCCGCGCTGACCTATCACCTCTAG
- a CDS encoding GyrI-like domain-containing protein — protein MTKRTATKLDFKKADKRLYAAKPDAWQAVDVPEMPFLVIDGQGDPNGPEYTAALGALYPMAYGVKFAMKDAGQDFVVPPLEALWWSEDKSAYVTNDRAAWQWRAMLRMPDAVAGDLVEQVREGVLAKQAKKKDGAAPAMVHAVRLLCFEEGRCLQRLHIGPYTDEAPVLADLHDRVMPEQGLRFAGEHHEIYLSDPRRVVPEALKTILRQPVKGLDG, from the coding sequence ATGACCAAGCGAACCGCGACCAAGCTGGATTTCAAGAAAGCCGACAAGCGGCTTTATGCCGCCAAGCCGGACGCGTGGCAGGCAGTTGATGTGCCGGAGATGCCCTTTCTTGTCATCGACGGGCAGGGCGATCCGAATGGGCCGGAGTATACTGCCGCATTGGGTGCGCTTTACCCAATGGCCTATGGTGTGAAATTCGCCATGAAAGACGCAGGGCAGGATTTTGTCGTGCCTCCGCTTGAGGCGCTTTGGTGGTCTGAGGACAAGAGCGCCTATGTCACCAATGATCGGGCGGCATGGCAATGGCGGGCGATGCTGCGGATGCCGGATGCGGTGGCTGGTGATCTGGTCGAACAGGTGCGCGAAGGCGTTCTGGCCAAGCAAGCCAAGAAGAAAGACGGCGCCGCGCCTGCGATGGTGCACGCGGTGCGATTGCTGTGCTTTGAAGAGGGGCGCTGTTTGCAGCGGCTGCATATCGGGCCTTATACCGACGAAGCGCCGGTGCTGGCCGATCTGCATGACCGGGTGATGCCGGAGCAGGGATTGCGCTTTGCTGGTGAGCATCACGAGATCTATCTGTCCGACCCGCGCCGCGTTGTGCCTGAAGCGCTGAAAACCATTTTGCGCCAGCCGGTGAAGGGGTTAGACGGGTGA
- a CDS encoding AraC family transcriptional regulator: protein MRAAYEKRMIRVLEYIHTNPDGDLSLDRLADVAAMSRFHWHRVFHAMTGETCAQAVRRIRLNRAACWLLRKPWPVEEVAKRVGYPSVQSFGRAFRAAYGMSPVQFRTNGAEAALQLMKREGQPDMFDVVIEDAPERALAVMRHRGPYIEIGNAFEQASAMIGARNLWGQVRTMVGVYFDDPSSVPEAELRSMAGYELEDGVDLPDGFEAYRIAGGPVGRLRYRGPYAGMQQAYDYLYSEWLPGSGRDPGDAPAFEVYLNTPADVAPADLLTDICLPLRP from the coding sequence GTGCGGGCGGCATATGAAAAGCGGATGATCCGCGTGCTGGAATATATCCACACCAATCCCGATGGCGATCTGTCGTTGGATAGGCTGGCGGATGTGGCGGCGATGAGCCGGTTCCACTGGCATCGCGTGTTCCATGCGATGACCGGCGAGACCTGTGCGCAGGCGGTGCGCCGTATCCGGCTTAACCGCGCGGCGTGCTGGCTCTTGCGCAAACCGTGGCCGGTTGAAGAGGTGGCCAAACGTGTCGGTTACCCGTCTGTGCAAAGCTTCGGGCGCGCCTTTCGCGCGGCCTATGGCATGAGCCCGGTTCAGTTTCGCACCAATGGCGCAGAAGCTGCGCTGCAATTGATGAAGCGAGAAGGACAGCCAGACATGTTTGACGTTGTGATCGAGGACGCGCCGGAAAGGGCGCTTGCCGTGATGCGCCACCGCGGCCCTTACATAGAGATTGGCAATGCCTTCGAGCAGGCCAGCGCAATGATCGGTGCGCGCAACCTTTGGGGGCAGGTGCGCACGATGGTTGGGGTGTATTTCGATGACCCGTCATCGGTTCCCGAGGCCGAGTTGCGTTCAATGGCCGGTTATGAGCTTGAAGACGGGGTGGATTTGCCCGACGGGTTTGAGGCCTATCGCATCGCTGGCGGCCCGGTGGGGCGGTTGCGGTATCGCGGACCATACGCCGGGATGCAGCAGGCCTATGACTACCTCTATAGCGAATGGTTGCCCGGCTCGGGGCGCGACCCCGGCGACGCGCCCGCGTTCGAGGTGTATCTGAATACGCCCGCCGATGTCGCCCCGGCGGATTTGCTGACCGATATTTGTCTGCCGCTTAGGCCATGA
- a CDS encoding acetyl-CoA carboxylase carboxyltransferase subunit alpha, translating to MINYLDFEKPLAEIEGKAEELRAMARANEGTDVEAEAAALDKKAAELLEELYKTLTPWRKCQVARHPQRPHCTDYIDALFTEYTPLAGDRNFADDQAVMGGLARFNDIPVMVIGHEKGHDTKSRILHNFGSARPEGYRKAVRLLELADKFGLPVITLVDTAGAYPGKGAEERGQSEAIARCTEKCLQIGVPLISVIIGEGGSGGAVAFATADRLAMLEHSIYSVISPEGCASILWRDSEKMREAAEALRLTAQDLEKLGVADRVINEPKGGAHRNRSAAIETVGAAITTMLAELDGKSAKKLVRDRRKKFLDLGSKGLAA from the coding sequence ATGATAAACTACCTCGACTTCGAAAAACCTTTGGCCGAGATCGAAGGCAAAGCCGAAGAGCTACGCGCCATGGCGCGTGCCAACGAGGGAACGGACGTCGAAGCCGAGGCTGCCGCGCTCGACAAGAAAGCAGCAGAGCTTCTTGAGGAGCTTTATAAAACGCTGACGCCTTGGCGCAAATGTCAGGTTGCTCGCCATCCTCAACGCCCCCATTGCACCGATTATATCGACGCGCTGTTTACCGAATACACACCGCTGGCCGGTGACCGGAACTTTGCCGATGATCAGGCCGTTATGGGCGGGCTGGCGCGATTCAACGACATCCCGGTGATGGTGATCGGACATGAAAAAGGCCACGACACCAAAAGCCGCATCCTGCACAATTTCGGCTCGGCCCGCCCCGAAGGCTATCGCAAGGCCGTGCGCCTGCTAGAGTTGGCCGATAAATTCGGCCTGCCGGTCATCACTCTGGTCGATACCGCCGGGGCCTATCCCGGCAAGGGTGCAGAAGAGCGCGGCCAATCCGAGGCCATCGCCCGCTGCACCGAAAAATGCCTGCAAATCGGCGTGCCGCTGATTTCGGTCATCATCGGAGAGGGCGGCTCTGGCGGAGCAGTGGCCTTTGCCACGGCGGACCGTCTGGCGATGCTCGAACACTCGATCTATTCGGTGATCTCGCCCGAGGGGTGCGCCTCGATCCTGTGGCGCGATTCCGAGAAAATGCGCGAAGCCGCCGAAGCCCTGCGTCTCACCGCGCAAGACCTTGAGAAACTGGGCGTTGCCGACCGTGTGATTAATGAGCCCAAAGGCGGCGCGCATCGCAACCGAAGTGCTGCGATTGAAACCGTCGGCGCCGCGATCACCACCATGCTGGCCGAGCTTGACGGCAAATCCGCCAAGAAGCTGGTCCGTGACCGGCGCAAGAAATTCCTTGATCTCGGCTCCAAAGGCCTCGCCGCCTGA
- a CDS encoding GntR family transcriptional regulator, whose protein sequence is MLGTQRPDPKPSAHDRVYRQLRMRIMHGDMQPGQALTLRGIGKEFGVSMTPARESVRRLVAEGALLMSSSGRVATPELSSERIEELAALRTLIEVELASRALPRAHMALIERLQTINSALTERISMQDPVGYIRTNLEFHRTLYLRAQAPAMLATAETVWLQLGPTMRKLYGRLKRKSLPPYHRLIISALKAGDEPGLRLAVRSDVTQGLKMLLS, encoded by the coding sequence ATGCTTGGAACACAACGCCCCGACCCGAAACCATCGGCCCATGACCGGGTCTATCGCCAGCTGCGGATGCGGATCATGCATGGTGACATGCAACCGGGTCAGGCGCTGACCTTGCGCGGGATCGGCAAGGAGTTCGGCGTGTCGATGACACCGGCACGCGAATCGGTGCGCCGATTGGTGGCCGAGGGCGCGCTGCTTATGTCGTCGTCCGGGCGCGTGGCAACGCCTGAGCTGAGCTCTGAGCGGATCGAGGAGTTGGCAGCCCTGCGCACCCTGATCGAAGTGGAGCTGGCCAGCCGTGCCCTGCCGCGTGCGCATATGGCCTTGATTGAGCGGTTGCAGACCATCAATTCGGCCCTGACCGAGAGGATCAGCATGCAAGACCCGGTGGGCTATATTCGCACCAATCTTGAGTTCCACCGAACGCTGTATTTGCGCGCGCAAGCGCCTGCGATGCTGGCGACGGCGGAAACCGTCTGGCTTCAGCTTGGGCCGACGATGCGCAAGCTTTACGGGCGGCTCAAGCGCAAGTCGCTGCCGCCCTATCACCGGCTGATCATTTCCGCGCTCAAGGCCGGGGACGAGCCGGGGTTGCGGCTGGCGGTGCGATCAGACGTGACGCAGGGCCTCAAGATGCTTCTCAGTTGA
- a CDS encoding M48 family metallopeptidase → MTRHVLPGNPPVEVLLRRSARARRISLRVSSIDGKVTLTCPKGVREAEALGFAEEKAEWLRANLSKRPEEVIVGLGVEVPIRGAMVRVVAGTGRAVTLREGEVAVPGQPERAGARLLGFLKELARARLAEASDRYSTALGRDYTRLTLRDTRSRWGSCSSEGGLMYSWRLIMAPDSVLDYVAAHEVAHLSEMNHSSRFWAEVERLYGDHSAPRQWLKAHGSSLHRHKF, encoded by the coding sequence ATGACCCGCCATGTGTTGCCAGGTAACCCACCGGTCGAAGTTTTGCTGCGCCGCTCGGCGCGGGCGCGGCGGATTTCGCTCAGGGTGTCGTCGATTGACGGCAAGGTCACGCTGACCTGTCCCAAGGGCGTACGAGAGGCTGAGGCATTGGGATTTGCCGAAGAGAAAGCCGAGTGGCTGCGCGCCAACCTGTCCAAACGCCCCGAGGAGGTTATCGTCGGGCTGGGCGTGGAGGTGCCGATCCGCGGCGCGATGGTGCGCGTGGTTGCAGGCACCGGGCGGGCGGTCACGCTGCGTGAGGGCGAGGTGGCCGTTCCGGGCCAACCAGAGCGCGCAGGCGCACGTCTCCTTGGGTTTCTTAAGGAGTTGGCGCGCGCGCGGCTTGCTGAGGCCTCTGACCGCTATTCTACGGCCTTGGGGCGGGACTATACCCGGCTCACCCTGCGCGACACGCGCTCTCGCTGGGGGTCGTGTTCGTCAGAGGGCGGGCTGATGTATTCATGGCGCTTGATTATGGCCCCCGATAGCGTGCTGGATTATGTCGCCGCGCATGAGGTGGCGCATTTGTCCGAGATGAATCACTCATCGCGGTTCTGGGCCGAGGTCGAGCGGCTTTATGGTGATCACAGCGCGCCGCGCCAATGGCTCAAAGCCCACGGGAGCAGCCTGCACCGGCACAAGTTTTGA
- a CDS encoding TIGR02300 family protein, which translates to MPKEEWGVKRLCPTTGKRFYDLNRNPIVSPYTGEVVEFETGKRGQIAADAEDAVTAKAKETDTEVELETLDDADVDVDLDDDVLDDDDDDGDVSLDEIADVAADDDE; encoded by the coding sequence ATGCCCAAGGAAGAATGGGGCGTCAAACGCCTGTGCCCGACGACAGGCAAACGCTTTTACGACCTGAACCGCAATCCGATCGTCAGCCCCTACACCGGGGAAGTCGTCGAATTTGAAACCGGCAAGCGTGGTCAAATCGCCGCCGACGCCGAAGATGCGGTCACAGCCAAGGCCAAGGAAACGGATACCGAGGTAGAACTCGAAACCTTGGATGACGCCGATGTAGATGTCGATCTGGATGATGATGTTCTGGACGATGATGACGACGACGGTGATGTGTCGCTCGACGAAATCGCCGATGTCGCAGCGGACGACGACGAGTAA
- a CDS encoding transglutaminase family protein, whose amino-acid sequence MQLRVSHSTEYSYDEPVHYALQKVRKRPLDSTVQRVENWDVIIEGGKVEASYLDHYGNHVDLVSADAGTQKLVLKAEGTVETLNETGVLGKVYGRAPLWHFAQATALTQAGPGIKDLSKVLPKQSNVLDGLHELSAAVLKAVPYQAGFTAAETPAEEAVTIGRGVCQDHSNIFISAVRLCGHAARYVSGYLMMNDRVDQDASHAWAEVHVDGLGWVGFDVSNGVSPDERYIRIATGRDAHDAAPISGLRHGSAAESMIVSLQVQQ is encoded by the coding sequence ATGCAGCTTAGAGTCAGCCATTCCACCGAGTATTCTTATGATGAGCCGGTGCATTACGCTTTGCAAAAAGTGCGCAAGCGGCCGCTTGATTCGACGGTGCAGCGGGTCGAAAACTGGGATGTGATCATTGAGGGCGGCAAAGTCGAGGCGAGCTATCTTGACCACTATGGCAACCATGTTGATCTGGTCAGCGCCGATGCCGGCACACAGAAGCTGGTGCTCAAGGCCGAAGGCACGGTTGAGACGCTGAATGAGACCGGCGTTCTGGGCAAGGTTTATGGCCGCGCGCCGCTCTGGCATTTTGCGCAGGCGACCGCGCTGACCCAAGCAGGGCCGGGGATCAAAGACCTGTCCAAAGTATTGCCAAAACAGAGCAACGTGCTCGACGGGCTGCACGAGCTGTCGGCGGCGGTGCTAAAGGCCGTTCCCTATCAAGCTGGATTTACCGCTGCGGAAACCCCGGCGGAAGAGGCGGTGACGATCGGCCGTGGGGTCTGTCAGGACCATTCGAACATCTTTATTTCTGCGGTGCGGCTTTGCGGTCATGCGGCGCGTTATGTCAGTGGTTATCTGATGATGAATGACCGGGTCGATCAAGACGCAAGCCATGCCTGGGCCGAGGTGCATGTTGATGGGCTGGGCTGGGTCGGGTTTGATGTCTCGAACGGGGTGTCCCCTGATGAGCGGTATATACGCATCGCCACCGGGCGTGACGCCCATGATGCCGCGCCGATTTCGGGGTTACGTCACGGGAGCGCAGCCGAATCAATGATTGTGTCTTTGCAGGTGCAGCAGTAA
- a CDS encoding alpha-E domain-containing protein — translation MLGKTAGGLYWMFRFLERAENTARLIEAGFRIALTRSVDPDTEWKSVIVTSASQRAYEAKHDVYDSGTVTDFLLRDPDNPSSVLSVIKSARDNARMVRTALTTEVWSAVNETWMLLSDVLRNPIPETDLPEVLATIRHQSALVRGALHGTMLRNDMFDFCRLGTFIERIDSTARIIDVKYYSLLPASSFVGSSMDNVQWETILRSVSAHRSFRWAVDGQFAASDIASFLILDRRMPRSLAFCVSKISDNLSYIESDYGQRTKAHDLVDAMNARLKGRDIASIFEEGLHEFLSSVLQDTTQLGLQIEQDYRFNQ, via the coding sequence ATGCTGGGAAAAACCGCAGGCGGGCTTTACTGGATGTTCCGGTTCCTTGAGCGGGCGGAGAATACCGCACGTTTGATCGAAGCGGGGTTTCGTATTGCCCTGACGCGATCCGTTGACCCGGATACGGAATGGAAGTCGGTGATTGTAACCTCGGCCTCGCAACGGGCGTATGAGGCCAAGCACGATGTCTATGACAGCGGCACGGTCACGGATTTTCTGTTGCGCGACCCGGACAATCCAAGCTCGGTCCTGTCCGTGATCAAGAGCGCGCGCGACAATGCCCGCATGGTGCGTACAGCGCTGACGACCGAGGTGTGGTCAGCGGTGAACGAAACTTGGATGTTGCTCAGCGATGTGCTGAGAAATCCGATTCCTGAAACCGATCTACCCGAAGTTCTGGCGACGATCCGGCATCAGTCGGCGCTGGTGCGGGGCGCTCTGCATGGCACGATGCTGCGCAACGACATGTTTGATTTCTGCCGCCTCGGCACGTTTATCGAACGGATCGACAGCACGGCGCGGATCATCGACGTCAAATATTACTCCTTGTTGCCTGCGTCGTCCTTTGTGGGCAGCAGCATGGACAATGTTCAGTGGGAGACGATCCTGCGGTCTGTCTCGGCACATCGGTCATTCCGCTGGGCTGTTGATGGGCAGTTCGCGGCGTCAGATATTGCGAGCTTTCTGATCCTTGATCGCCGCATGCCCCGATCTCTGGCATTCTGTGTATCGAAAATCTCGGATAATCTCAGCTATATCGAAAGCGATTACGGCCAGAGGACGAAGGCGCATGATTTGGTCGACGCGATGAATGCACGGCTTAAGGGGCGCGATATTGCTTCGATTTTTGAGGAAGGCTTACACGAATTCCTAAGTTCCGTGTTACAGGACACCACGCAACTGGGCCTTCAGATCGAACAGGATTACAGGTTTAACCAATAG
- a CDS encoding circularly permuted type 2 ATP-grasp protein: MNAKSPYFSEMASDHGVRSPYQTYDAWFQKQETDRLARKSHEAEAFFRRTGITFNVYGQTDAEERLIPFDLVPRILSAREWSKLSKGIDQRVRAINAFLYDIYNRQEILRAGVVPYELISSNEAFLPEMMGFSPPGNVYTHIVGTDIVRTGEDDFFVLEDNARTPSGVSYMLENRETMLQMFPELFSKIKVERVSNYPKNLRESLEASAPAGCDGRPRVVVLTPGIHNSAYYEHSFLADQMGVELVEGHDLRVMDGRIAMRTTRGYKVIDVIYRRVDDEYLDPLTFNPTSMLGVPGIMDIYRAGNITIANAPGTGVADDKAIYSYMPAIVEFYTGERAILKNVETHRCAEPEALKYVLDNLADLVVKEVHGSGGYGMLVGPAASKQELADFEVKLRAKPHNYIAQPTLSLSTVPIFTDAGLAPRHVDLRPFALVSPKGVNIVPGGLTRVALTEGSLVVNSSQGGGTKDTWVLKG, translated from the coding sequence ATGAATGCAAAGAGTCCGTATTTCAGCGAGATGGCGTCGGATCACGGCGTTAGATCCCCATATCAAACCTATGACGCATGGTTTCAGAAACAGGAAACCGACCGTCTTGCGCGCAAATCGCATGAGGCCGAGGCCTTCTTTCGCCGCACCGGGATTACGTTTAACGTCTATGGGCAAACCGACGCCGAAGAGCGGTTGATCCCGTTTGACCTTGTGCCACGTATCCTGTCGGCGCGCGAGTGGAGCAAGCTGTCCAAGGGGATTGACCAGCGGGTTCGCGCGATCAATGCGTTTCTCTATGACATCTATAACCGGCAAGAGATTTTGCGCGCCGGTGTGGTGCCTTATGAGCTGATCTCGAGCAATGAGGCGTTCCTGCCTGAGATGATGGGGTTCAGCCCGCCGGGCAACGTCTATACCCATATCGTCGGCACCGACATTGTGCGCACCGGCGAAGATGATTTCTTTGTGCTTGAGGATAACGCCCGCACGCCATCGGGTGTCAGCTATATGCTGGAAAACCGCGAAACGATGCTGCAAATGTTCCCGGAACTGTTCAGCAAGATCAAGGTCGAGCGGGTCAGCAACTATCCCAAAAACCTTCGAGAATCGCTGGAGGCGTCGGCCCCGGCCGGATGCGATGGGCGGCCTCGCGTGGTGGTGTTGACGCCGGGCATTCACAACTCGGCCTATTACGAGCATTCCTTTCTTGCCGATCAGATGGGTGTTGAGCTTGTCGAGGGGCATGACCTTAGGGTGATGGATGGGCGTATCGCCATGCGCACCACGCGCGGCTACAAGGTGATTGATGTGATCTATCGCCGGGTCGACGACGAATACCTTGATCCGCTGACGTTCAACCCGACCTCGATGCTGGGCGTTCCGGGGATCATGGATATTTACCGCGCTGGCAATATCACCATTGCCAACGCGCCGGGCACGGGCGTGGCGGATGACAAGGCGATCTATAGCTATATGCCCGCGATCGTAGAGTTTTACACCGGCGAGCGGGCCATCCTGAAGAACGTGGAAACCCATCGCTGTGCAGAACCGGAAGCGTTGAAATACGTGTTGGATAATCTTGCCGATCTGGTGGTGAAAGAGGTTCACGGCTCGGGCGGGTATGGCATGTTGGTTGGCCCCGCGGCGAGCAAGCAGGAGCTCGCGGATTTTGAGGTCAAGCTTAGGGCGAAGCCGCACAATTATATCGCGCAGCCGACGCTGTCTCTGTCGACCGTGCCGATTTTCACCGATGCCGGGTTGGCCCCGCGCCACGTTGATCTGCGCCCTTTCGCCTTGGTATCGCCCAAGGGTGTGAACATCGTGCCGGGCGGCTTGACCCGCGTGGCGCTAACCGAGGGGTCGCTTGTGGTAAACTCAAGCCAAGGCGGCGGAACCAAAGACACATGGGTATTAAAGGGCTGA